In Chryseobacterium camelliae, one DNA window encodes the following:
- a CDS encoding dipeptidase, with translation MMNTFNTDLHCDLLAYLLRANTSVDDGQPGCSLPYLKKGHVKLQVMAIYASTGSGSFHNGIRQSEIFREFLNSNDFFLFYEHNINIPEYADKVGVISAIENASAFCEEDMDLDAGFKNLETIIQNTRKIFYMGITHHTENRFGGGNFTDTGLKEDGKVLIDYISDRKIAIDLAHTSDQLAYDILNYLDRKNYSVPILASHSNYRSVYDNKRNLPDELVQELIRRKGLIGLNFIKDYIDHGHPERLYEHIQYALSLGAENCIAYGGDFFYDKEHPDQSRIPFFFDEFKDATAYNTINKKISEDFSPGNHGKDKPSECPGFSSQERYLIFQSSCILDLPLDDFNNIYMLHLGFYPSMDINVQ, from the coding sequence ATGATGAATACTTTTAATACCGATCTGCATTGTGATCTGCTGGCTTATCTGCTGAGAGCCAATACTTCTGTTGATGACGGGCAACCGGGCTGCTCACTTCCTTACCTTAAAAAAGGCCATGTGAAGCTCCAGGTGATGGCCATCTATGCTTCTACAGGATCCGGAAGCTTTCATAATGGGATCCGCCAGAGCGAAATTTTTAGAGAATTCCTGAACAGCAACGATTTTTTCCTGTTCTATGAGCATAACATTAATATTCCTGAATATGCGGACAAAGTAGGTGTAATCTCGGCGATAGAGAATGCGTCTGCATTCTGTGAGGAAGATATGGATCTCGACGCCGGATTTAAAAACCTGGAGACGATCATTCAAAATACCAGGAAAATATTTTATATGGGAATCACACATCATACGGAAAACCGTTTTGGTGGTGGTAATTTCACAGATACAGGCCTTAAGGAAGATGGTAAGGTCCTGATTGACTATATCTCAGACCGGAAAATAGCCATCGATCTTGCCCATACCAGTGATCAACTGGCTTATGATATCCTAAATTACCTTGACCGTAAAAATTATTCTGTCCCTATCCTGGCGAGCCATTCCAATTACAGGAGCGTATACGACAACAAAAGGAACCTTCCGGATGAGCTTGTCCAGGAACTGATCCGGAGAAAAGGCCTGATAGGGCTTAACTTTATTAAAGATTATATAGATCACGGCCACCCTGAACGGCTTTATGAGCATATACAGTACGCCCTGTCATTGGGAGCAGAAAACTGTATTGCTTACGGAGGTGATTTCTTTTATGACAAAGAACATCCTGACCAATCAAGAATCCCTTTTTTCTTTGATGAATTTAAGGATGCCACAGCTTATAATACCATCAATAAAAAGATATCGGAAGATTTTTCCCCAGGAAATCATGGAAAAGATAAGCCATCAGAATGTCCTGGATTTTCTAGCCAGGAACGGTATTTAATTTTTCAGTCGTCTTGTATACTTGACCTTCCGCTGGATGATTTCAATAACATCTACATGCTGCACCTTGGCTTTTACCCATCCATGGATATCAATGTACAGTAA
- a CDS encoding 2-isopropylmalate synthase: MNSEKVEIFDTTLRDGEQVPGCKLNTEQKLIIAERLDDLGIDIIEAGFPVSSPGDFHSVSEISKLVRNATVCGLTRANQKDIEVAAEALKFARKPRIHTGIGTSDSHIKYKFNSTREDIIDRAVKAVKYSKTFVEDVEFYAEDAGRTDNEYLARVCEAVIKAGATVINIPDTTGYCLPEEYGAKIRYLKENVKGIDKAVISCHCHNDLGLATANSIAGAINGARQIECTINGLGERAGNTALEEVVMIFNQHKDLHLHTHVNSRMLNPISALVSELMGMPVQPNKAIVGANAFAHSSGIHQDGVIKNRETYEIIDPEDVGVSSSSIVLTARSGRSALAYRFKHIGFEVTKNELDILYQEFLKIADRKKEVNNDDLNMMMEVFARKIG; encoded by the coding sequence ATGAATTCGGAAAAAGTTGAAATTTTTGATACCACCTTACGGGATGGGGAACAGGTTCCGGGATGTAAGTTGAATACGGAGCAGAAGCTGATTATAGCTGAAAGGCTTGATGATCTAGGGATTGATATTATTGAAGCTGGCTTTCCGGTTTCAAGTCCGGGCGACTTCCATTCCGTTTCGGAAATTTCAAAATTGGTAAGGAATGCAACGGTTTGCGGGTTGACAAGAGCCAATCAAAAAGATATAGAAGTGGCTGCCGAGGCCCTGAAGTTTGCCCGAAAACCCAGGATCCATACGGGGATAGGAACTTCCGATTCCCATATTAAATATAAATTCAATTCTACGCGTGAAGATATTATAGACCGTGCGGTTAAAGCAGTAAAATACTCCAAGACGTTTGTTGAGGATGTAGAATTCTATGCAGAGGATGCAGGAAGGACGGATAATGAATATTTAGCACGGGTCTGCGAAGCTGTGATCAAAGCAGGGGCCACAGTAATCAACATTCCCGACACCACCGGTTATTGCCTTCCTGAAGAATATGGGGCTAAAATCAGGTATTTAAAAGAAAATGTAAAAGGCATTGATAAAGCTGTTATATCCTGCCATTGCCACAATGACCTCGGCCTGGCTACTGCCAATTCCATTGCAGGGGCCATCAACGGGGCAAGACAGATAGAGTGTACCATTAACGGACTGGGCGAGAGAGCAGGGAACACAGCATTGGAAGAAGTCGTCATGATCTTCAACCAACATAAAGATTTGCACCTGCATACCCATGTGAATTCCAGAATGCTTAACCCGATAAGCGCTCTGGTTTCTGAATTGATGGGCATGCCTGTTCAGCCTAACAAAGCTATTGTAGGTGCCAATGCATTTGCACACAGCTCAGGGATACACCAGGACGGCGTGATCAAAAACAGGGAAACCTATGAGATCATTGACCCGGAGGATGTGGGGGTAAGCTCATCGTCTATTGTCCTTACAGCAAGAAGCGGGAGGTCTGCACTGGCATACCGGTTCAAACATATCGGTTTTGAAGTTACTAAAA